In Actinomyces weissii, a genomic segment contains:
- a CDS encoding D-alanine--D-alanine ligase family protein: MTTMNTTENPLRVAVLAGGLSHERDVSLRSGNRVAQVLRHLGHSVIVLDVDAKLISSLKSFAPEVIWPLVHGGHGEDGGLQNVLIALETPYVGTHSDGCQRASFKPTAKATVRTGGVLTPDSVTLPKDYFAQLGAQEVMTMVSEHLGYPVVVKPNQGGSGLGVSYASSVDELRAAMVTCFAYDERALVEKYVAGTEVAVSVVDTGSGPRALPPVEVVSEGRYDFDARYNPGRSEYFAPARLSADQTRVVQETALTVHRTLGLGNISRTDLILTEDGTPWFIDVNVVPGMTETSLFPIAAEAAGDLPQLYDELVQNPLCR; this comes from the coding sequence ATGACCACCATGAACACGACCGAGAACCCTTTGCGCGTTGCCGTGCTGGCCGGGGGGCTTAGCCACGAGCGGGACGTGTCACTGCGCTCCGGTAACCGGGTGGCCCAGGTCCTGCGGCACCTCGGCCACTCCGTGATCGTGCTCGACGTCGACGCCAAGCTCATCTCCTCCTTGAAGTCCTTTGCCCCGGAGGTCATCTGGCCTCTGGTTCACGGTGGACACGGTGAGGACGGCGGCCTGCAGAACGTGCTGATCGCCTTGGAGACGCCGTACGTAGGCACCCACTCCGACGGCTGTCAGCGCGCCTCCTTCAAGCCCACGGCCAAGGCCACGGTGCGCACAGGTGGGGTCCTGACCCCCGATTCGGTGACGCTGCCTAAGGACTACTTTGCCCAGCTCGGTGCCCAGGAGGTGATGACTATGGTCTCGGAGCACCTGGGCTACCCGGTGGTCGTGAAGCCCAATCAGGGTGGCTCCGGGCTGGGGGTCTCCTACGCCTCCTCTGTGGATGAGCTGCGCGCCGCTATGGTTACCTGTTTTGCCTACGATGAGCGTGCGCTGGTTGAGAAGTACGTGGCAGGTACGGAGGTGGCCGTCAGCGTCGTCGACACCGGCTCGGGTCCACGTGCGCTGCCGCCCGTGGAGGTGGTGTCTGAGGGACGCTACGACTTTGACGCCCGGTACAACCCCGGTCGCTCAGAGTACTTTGCCCCTGCCAGACTCAGCGCCGATCAGACCAGGGTGGTACAGGAGACGGCCCTGACTGTGCACCGTACCCTGGGGCTGGGCAATATCTCCCGCACGGACCTGATCCTCACGGAGGACGGCACACCCTGGTTCATTGACGTGAACGTGGTACCGGGCATGACCGAGACCTCCCTGTTCCCGATCGCTGCGGAAGCCGCTGGTGACCTGCCCCAGCTCTACGACGAGCTGGTCCAGAATCCTCTGTGCCGCTGA
- a CDS encoding aminotransferase-like domain-containing protein has translation MTAESNVKGNRLDPWLDNYAARAHGLRASETRSLFAVASRPEVVSLAGGMPNLKDLPLERIAQATADMLRKDGGKALQYGNGQGYPRLRQQITEVMALEGIEADPEDVVITTGSQQAVDIITELFIDPGDVILAEAPTYVGSLSIFSTYQADVQQVPIDAEGVVPEELEATIERLSRAGKRIKFFYCLPNFHNPAGVTLSEERRPQVIEICRRHHILIVEDNPYGLLGFEGQTYTALKTLAPEDVVYLGSFSKIFAPGYRVGWAVAPPAVRDKLKLASEAAILCPSSMGQYSISMYLENFDWRAQIEDFRSMYRGRRDAMIEALNEHLPMCTWNIPAGGFYVWVRLPEGLNAKEMLPRAVTNLVAYVSGTAFYAGGSTGHENMRLSFCYPEPSEIREGVRRLAEVVVRDLELRNLFGPTLPRPTAGVTAPAPDQI, from the coding sequence ATGACTGCTGAGAGCAACGTGAAAGGGAATCGGCTGGACCCCTGGTTGGACAACTATGCCGCCCGAGCTCATGGACTGCGGGCATCTGAAACACGCTCACTGTTCGCCGTGGCCTCCCGCCCCGAGGTAGTGTCCCTGGCTGGCGGCATGCCTAATCTCAAGGACCTTCCGCTGGAGCGGATCGCGCAGGCCACTGCCGACATGCTACGCAAGGACGGTGGAAAGGCCCTCCAGTACGGCAACGGGCAGGGATATCCTCGCCTGCGCCAGCAGATCACCGAGGTCATGGCCCTAGAGGGGATTGAGGCTGATCCGGAGGACGTCGTCATTACCACTGGCTCCCAGCAGGCCGTCGACATCATCACTGAGCTGTTCATCGACCCCGGTGACGTTATCCTGGCCGAGGCTCCCACCTACGTGGGCTCGCTGTCGATCTTCTCCACCTACCAGGCAGACGTGCAGCAGGTCCCTATCGACGCCGAAGGCGTAGTCCCGGAGGAGCTGGAAGCAACCATCGAGCGGCTTTCGCGTGCAGGCAAGCGGATCAAGTTCTTCTACTGCCTGCCTAACTTCCACAATCCTGCCGGGGTGACCCTCTCGGAGGAGCGGCGTCCCCAGGTCATTGAGATCTGCCGCCGGCACCATATCCTGATAGTTGAGGACAACCCCTACGGCCTGCTGGGATTCGAGGGGCAGACATACACCGCCTTAAAGACCCTGGCCCCCGAGGACGTCGTCTACCTGGGCTCCTTCTCCAAGATCTTTGCCCCCGGCTACCGGGTGGGCTGGGCGGTGGCGCCGCCAGCGGTGCGGGACAAGCTCAAGCTGGCCTCCGAGGCCGCTATCCTGTGCCCCTCCTCCATGGGGCAGTACTCAATCTCCATGTACCTGGAGAACTTTGACTGGCGGGCCCAGATAGAGGACTTCCGCAGCATGTACCGGGGGCGCCGGGACGCGATGATCGAGGCCCTGAACGAGCACCTGCCTATGTGCACGTGGAACATCCCCGCCGGAGGCTTCTACGTCTGGGTCCGGCTGCCGGAGGGCCTGAACGCCAAGGAGATGCTGCCCCGCGCGGTGACCAACCTGGTGGCCTACGTGTCGGGCACAGCCTTCTACGCAGGTGGGAGCACAGGCCACGAGAACATGCGGCTCTCCTTCTGCTACCCGGAGCCCAGCGAGATCCGTGAGGGGGTGCGGCGGCTGGCAGAGGTCGTCGTACGTGACCTTGAGCTGCGCAACCTCTTTGGCCCCACCCTTCCACGTCCAACTGCTGGTGTGACCGCACCTGCCCCTGACCAGATCTGA